One window of Hymenobacter sp. BRD128 genomic DNA carries:
- a CDS encoding DUF2939 domain-containing protein, which produces MKKLYIALFTVALLASGFWLYTGPQRALRDIKVAADAGDVEGIRERVDVPAVKESLKEQLSAVMMKKLENDKDLQNNPFGKLGMLFAGKMVDGMVDAAVTPTHLAALIKGNKSAAFTKDQEPAKEEASQPLDNKADLEGSYNSTDRYTLKVLDKQTHKQTVALTMHRDGLSWRLTSVQLPMDEAMKD; this is translated from the coding sequence ATGAAAAAATTGTACATTGCATTGTTTACTGTCGCTTTGCTAGCCTCCGGCTTCTGGCTCTACACTGGTCCGCAACGGGCGCTGCGCGACATTAAAGTAGCTGCCGACGCGGGTGATGTGGAAGGTATCCGCGAGCGCGTAGACGTGCCGGCCGTGAAGGAGAGCCTGAAAGAGCAATTGTCGGCCGTGATGATGAAAAAGCTGGAGAACGATAAAGATTTGCAGAATAATCCCTTCGGCAAGCTGGGCATGCTCTTCGCCGGCAAAATGGTGGATGGCATGGTGGATGCCGCTGTTACACCCACCCACTTGGCTGCGCTGATTAAAGGCAACAAGTCAGCGGCTTTTACGAAGGACCAGGAGCCGGCGAAAGAGGAGGCTAGCCAGCCGCTGGATAATAAGGCCGACCTGGAAGGGTCGTACAACTCGACTGACCGCTACACGCTGAAAGTGCTCGACAAGCAGACCCACAAGCAAACTGTGGCCCTGACGATGCACCGAGATGGCTTATCGTGGCGGCTTACCTCGGTGCAGCTGCCGATGGATGAAGCCATGAAAGATTAA
- a CDS encoding helix-turn-helix domain-containing protein codes for MPKIDFEDQQPLVLYVVTKAQLEDNAQRGAALALAAQKEHERTQKRLNTADAAKFLGCSTYHLQGLHKQGLPYEKGRPNYYRLGDLEALQKSRRLNLNS; via the coding sequence ATGCCTAAAATTGATTTTGAGGACCAACAACCACTCGTTTTATACGTAGTCACAAAAGCCCAGTTAGAGGATAATGCTCAAAGAGGAGCCGCTCTTGCATTAGCAGCACAAAAAGAGCACGAACGGACTCAAAAACGCCTTAACACGGCAGATGCCGCCAAATTCCTCGGCTGCTCCACTTACCACCTGCAAGGCCTGCACAAGCAGGGTCTACCCTATGAAAAGGGCCGTCCCAATTACTACCGACTTGGTGATTTGGAGGCTTTGCAGAAGAGCCGGCGGCTTAATTTGAATAGTTAA
- a CDS encoding helix-turn-helix domain-containing protein: protein MNKKKNTPEIIKELRQSAGLSQDALAEKLGMTRSAISLIESGKNGTREITLRAFAQVFGVSVHYLLTGEKENHTSHLALPAASPALIPMAVDYQALLSQAEEEFGRTPGAYCSRKAAIRAMELLTAQYRLVKTEEAVPRVIQGDTSYAKPAVSVLPSKQVAYVGDEWDAFLSWLGTLGVSTVSREQQADYIKRAVKLQAQKELSDTEKQQLKPSDLEKQPSEYIYFEVADSQVTSALPEEHWVISRLLTKRAEYEQDKLYTVVTHTGIFTRYLSVDEDAGYIMAYTYNPGNPPKRIMGSEILEVRIVILSSIVQN from the coding sequence ATGAACAAGAAAAAAAATACTCCTGAAATTATTAAAGAGCTTCGTCAAAGTGCTGGTTTAAGCCAAGATGCACTTGCTGAAAAGCTGGGTATGACACGTTCGGCCATTTCCCTTATAGAGAGTGGCAAGAATGGGACACGCGAGATTACATTACGTGCATTTGCACAAGTCTTCGGCGTTTCAGTGCACTATCTGCTAACTGGAGAGAAAGAAAATCACACATCACATCTTGCTCTACCAGCTGCTTCTCCCGCTCTTATCCCAATGGCGGTGGATTATCAAGCCCTCTTGAGCCAGGCAGAGGAAGAGTTTGGGAGGACACCCGGTGCTTATTGTAGTCGCAAAGCGGCTATTCGGGCAATGGAGCTGCTGACTGCGCAGTATCGGCTTGTCAAAACAGAGGAAGCAGTACCCCGCGTAATTCAAGGTGATACAAGCTATGCTAAGCCAGCAGTCAGCGTGTTACCAAGCAAACAGGTAGCTTATGTAGGCGATGAGTGGGACGCCTTTCTTTCCTGGCTAGGTACATTGGGTGTATCTACCGTCTCTCGCGAACAACAGGCTGATTATATTAAACGTGCGGTTAAGCTACAGGCACAAAAAGAGCTGAGTGACACAGAAAAGCAGCAGCTAAAGCCCAGTGACTTAGAAAAGCAGCCTAGCGAGTATATCTATTTTGAGGTTGCCGATAGCCAAGTGACTTCTGCCCTGCCAGAAGAACACTGGGTAATTAGTAGATTACTGACTAAAAGAGCAGAGTACGAGCAAGACAAGCTCTACACAGTGGTAACACACACAGGTATCTTTACCAGGTATCTGAGTGTGGATGAAGATGCTGGATACATCATGGCCTATACCTATAATCCTGGCAATCCACCTAAACGTATTATGGGGAGCGAGATATTAGAAGTAAGAATAGTTATATTGAGCTCAATAGTCCAGAATTAG